One window of Manihot esculenta cultivar AM560-2 chromosome 17, M.esculenta_v8, whole genome shotgun sequence genomic DNA carries:
- the LOC110605151 gene encoding uncharacterized protein LOC110605151 has protein sequence MSKKKAFSGSTMTLKDFHGGSIPSDLPLPSAPGVIVRSSEWSGYDRPNSWGGSMGRPDHRARPNSSPATRHFDDKAPFLSHTAQIGRHFDEDERKPLDGVSAPRRTVGDESFRFPPSRMELKPEPVLSGRVSGSASASGVQVASSYSGRVSDGAHVGASVQNAGVNTGQSVGGSYPNVWAARKEMVVDVNEPAQSAWSGASAVSKLALASALEKVSSGRWQTKPAIHYQPDVEVIEHLETEKGVASIVDDGYACNKMDAVGGGEYPDVTLARHVERNMVIQDGIQNDRKEYVDHEKARAASFSELRDRNPSVHGERVQSPRPDVRFSRSEMQPPVQSEPSERPKVKLLPRTKPSENLDSPTLDHKQGYQKLSNSANGHFETSEWHGSVSAAKSGLANLESDYQVIERPKLNLKPRSQPVDKSEGNTERFALFGGARPREVVLKERGIDSAAISNHSVGQQPDRVMLNVSKIERVPEHAVPIRHGERTDNIHPDQRTGKKIEKKDQKMDVERVDKQRRNWRSENWRNSRETERQQQPQLQQERPPSPETWRKPVEQPKPASPDATGLRYGKTASALELAQAFSRSFSDPKTTDRYSGQRGLPGKTQMPFSRLTGPTPRHQINGY, from the exons ATGTCGAAGAAGAAGGCTTTCAGTGGCAGCACTATGACTCTTAAGGACTTTCATGGCGGTTCTATTCCATCTGATCTTCCTCTCCCTTCTGCTCCTGGTGT AATTGTTAGGTCTTCGGAGTGGTCTGGTTACGACCGACCAAATTCATGGGGAGGGTCAATGGGTCGTCCCGATCACCGGGCCAGGCCTAATTCGTCCCCTGCCACTAGGCATTTTGATGATAAGGCCCCTTTTCTTAGTCATACAGCACAGATAGGTCGTCATTTCGATGAGGACGAACGCAAGCCTTTAGACGGTGTTTCGGCTCCACGCCGAACAGTTGGTGATGAGAGCTTTAGGTTCCCACCGAGTAGGATGGAACTTAAGCCGGAGCCTGTGTTGAGTGGGAGGGTGTCAGGTTCAGCTTCAGCTTCAGGGGTGCAGGTTGCAAGTTCATACTCAGGGAGAGTAAGCGATGGGGCTCATGTGGGGGCAAGTGTGCAGAATGCAGGGGTTAATACTGGGCAGAGCGTTGGAGGGTCATACCCAAATGTATGGGCAGCCAGGAAGGAGATGGTGGTGGATGTTAATGAGCCAGCTCAATCTGCATGGTCAGGAGCAAGTGCTGTCTCAAAGTTAGCTCTTGCCAGTGCTCTTGAAAAGGTGTCTTCAGGCAGATGGCAGACAAAGCCTGCCATTCACTATCAGCCAGATGTTGAGGTTATTGAGCACTTGGAAACAGAAAAGGGTGTGGCTTCCATAGTTGATGATGGTTATGCATGCAATAAGATGGATGCAGTAGGTGGGGGGGAATATCCTGATGTGACATTGGCAAGGCATGTGGAAAGGAATATGGTCATTCAGGATGGGATTCAAAATGACAGAAAGGAGTATGTTGATCATGAAAAGGCCAGGGCTGCTTCGTTTTCGGAATTGAGAGATAGGAACCCATCAGTGCATGGCGAGAGGGTTCAATCACCACGTCCTGATGTCAGATTTAGTAGGTCTGAAATGCAACCCCCTGTGCAGTCTGAACCATCAGAGCGGCCTAAGGTGAAGTTGCTTCCAAGAACAAAGCCATCAGAAAATTTGGATTCTCCTACTCTTGATCACAAACAG GGATACCAAAAGCTGAGTAACTCTGCCAATGGTCATTTTGAAACTAGTGAATGGCATGGAAGTGTCAGTGCTGCGAAATCTGGGTTAGCTAATTTGGAGAGTGATTATCAGGTGATAGAGCGCccaaaattgaatttgaagcCACGGTCACAGCCTGTTGACAAATCAGAAGGGAACACAGAAAG GTTTGCATTATTTGGTGGTGCTCGCCCTCGTGAAGTG GTTCTGAAGGAGCGTGGAATTGACAGTGCTGCAATTAGTAACCATAGCGTGGGTCAGCAGCCAGATAG GGTCATGCTTAATGTTTCCAAGATTGAAAGAGTCCCTGAGCATGCAGTTCCTATTCGTCATGGTGAAAGGACTGACAATATTCATCCAGATCAAAGGACaggaaagaaaattgaaaagaaGGATCAGAAAATGGATGTTGAGAGAGTTGATAAACAGAGGAGGAATTGGCGAAGTGAGAACTGGAGAAACAGCAGAGAGACTGAGAGGCAGCAGCAACCTCAATTGCAGCAGGAGAGGCCTCCTTCACCAGAGACCTGGCGAAAACCAGTTGAACAACCAAAACCAGCCTCTCCTGATGCTACTGGTCTGCGTTATGGTAAAACAGCTTCAGCCTTGGAGCTTGCCCAAGCATTCTCAAGGTCATTCTCTGATCCAAAAACAACTGATAGATATTCTGGACAAAGAGGCCTCCCTGGCAAGACTCAAATGCCCTTTTCACGGCTAACGGGCCCAACACCAAGGCATCAAATAAATGGCTACTAA